The genome window CTCCGCGTTGAACCACTTGACGGTGCCCTGAGCCATTCCGAACTCCCCTAGTGCTGTACTGGCCCTTCACGCGCCCGCTGGTCGCGGACCCGGGTCTGGCGGACCATGCCGAAGGTGTCCCCCCGGGGCGTGATCCTGCCGCAGCAACCCGCCCCCGGTTGCCAGTTGGCGTCCCGAGGACAGGCGGATGCGTCGACCGCGGCTGAATGTATCCGGATCGGAGCCCTCTGCAACAGGGTCACTGAACGCCAATTCAGCCACCCGGCCGACGGACAGGAGGGGAGGAATACGACAGAGTTCGGCAATTCGCCTCGGACATAGCGGGCGGAAGCCGCGAATTGTCCAAATAATTCTGACGCGTCGCCGACATGAATCCGCGTGCGCGTGGGCAGCTATGTCTCAACGGTCGGGACGCCGGGGCACAGCCTATGCCCCAGCCTCCGGGCTGCTCGCACCGCCCCGGGCACGACGGCGGGGCGCCCCCGGCCGCAGTGGCCGGGCGACGCCCCTGGGGTGTGCCGACGGACCGTCAGCAGCCGCCCGCCACGGCCGGGATGATGGAGACGGTGGCGCCGTCCTTGACCTCGGTGGCCAGGCCCTGGTCGAAGCGCACGTCGTCGTCGTTGACGTACACGTTGACGAACCGGCGCAGCGCACCGGCGTCGTCCAGCACCCGGGCGCCGATGCCGGCGTGGTTGCGGTCGAGGTCGGCGATCACCTCGGCCAGGGTGGCGCCCTCGGCGGTCACCTCGGACCGGCCGTCGGTGTAGGGGCGCAGGATGGTGGGGATGCGGACGGTGGCGCTCATCGGTGGCTCTCCTGGTTCGGGGGGATC of Kitasatospora viridis contains these proteins:
- a CDS encoding MoaD/ThiS family protein, which encodes MSATVRIPTILRPYTDGRSEVTAEGATLAEVIADLDRNHAGIGARVLDDAGALRRFVNVYVNDDDVRFDQGLATEVKDGATVSIIPAVAGGC